A window of Aurantibacillus circumpalustris genomic DNA:
ATTATTTAAATACTCATGTTGATTTCTTTAAAAACTCTAAATTATTTAGTATCGCTCCGGAAACCGGAATTCGCACGGGAGTTCGACCTATAGGAAAATACATTTTAAGCGAAAACGATGTACTTACATGTAAAAAATTTGAATCAGGAATTGCCAATGGAGCCTGGCCTATTGAAGAATGGGGTCAGAATAAACAGGTTAAGATGCGTTACTTTAATGAAAATGATTTTTACCAAATACCGGCAGATTGTTTGAAGTCTATTGAAATCACTAATCTCTTCTTTGCTGGAAGGAATATTTCCGCAGACGATGGAGCAATTGCAAGCGCTCGTGTTATGGGCATCTGTTTTCAGACAGGCTACGCGGCTGGCAAACTAGCAGCAAATTTTATTTCAGGAAACGCTGAAATAAAAACGATAGCGTCTATCCGAGAAAAACAGGTCGTAATTGCGCGCTAAAATTAAGCAGCTTTATTAAAACCCTTTTGTTTAGAAGATTTTGCATGGCCTTTAACCAGCGTTATACAACTTGTTACATTTAGTTTTTGTAGATTAATTAAAATGAAACACGTTTTAATCTTTATTGCCCTTCTTTCTTTTGGCTTTCTTAAGTCACAAGACACTGTGAAGGTGGCTCTGAACCTTGATCCGGAGCAGATGGCCGAACAAGATTACAACAGGGGCTTAGATGCTTTAAAAGCTAATGATTATTATTCAGCCATTACTCTTTTCTCCAAATGCCTTTCAGTAAAACCTCAGTTTGATAAAGCTTACGCGAATAGGGCAATTGCCTTAACGAATTTACAAAAATACGACGAAGCGCTTATTGATATTAACAAAGCCATAGCTATTTCGCCAGAGAATCCAGACAACTATTTTAATAAAAGTCTTGTTTTTATGCGTCTTCATTTAAAAGATAGTCAGAACGTTGCTCTTGATATTTGTTTAAAATTAAACGGCGAACATGCCGAAGCTTCTTACTACAGAGGTTTAATGTATTATGAATCGGGGGATTTTGACAAGGCTATCGGGTACTATTCTGTGGCTATTCTTTCTAATAGAAATTATTCTTTTGCCTACAATGACAGGGCAAGTGCCAAAAGGGCCAAAGGGAATATTGACGGGGCCATTGAAGATTACGAAAAGGCATTAATTATTGACAGTTCGCATGCGTTTATTTATAACAACATTGGCTCAGCCTACAGACTAAAAAAAAGCTATACAAAGGCTATTGAAGCATATTCAAAAGGACTTAAAATGGATCCCAATTATCTCATCGCTTTAAATAACAGAGGCATAGCCTACTTTGAGAACGGTGACTTAAAATCGGCTCAAGCAGATTTTGAAACAGTGCTAACACAGGACTCTAAAAACTCGTCAGCATACAATAACCTATGTTCTATCGCTATTAAAACTCAAGATTACAAAAAAGCCCGCGAACTATCTACGAGAGCAATAGAGTTAGATCCAAAAAATGGTCCCGCTTATTATAACCGAGGCATAGCGCGTCAATTGTTAAGGGAAGAAGAAGGTTGTTGCGCCGACTGGAGAAAAGCTTTAGAGTTAGGGGTAAATGGAGCCAAAGCTTTTATTAACGCAACCTGCTTTGATTAAGCAAACTAAAATCGAATGAAAAAATTTATCTATACGCTTACACTTATCGCTCATGTTTCCTTGTTTTTCTCTCAGAGTGTTGAGTTCGAAAAATCAAATTTTCCAGGTAGAAAAGATGAATTTAAAGACGCGGTTAGAAAATTTGATATTGGTGGCGATTACTACATTCAAGGACGCAAAGATTTTGATGAAGCCCGAAGGCGTTTTCTAACAGAACACCGCTATTTACCGATTAGCCATCACGATCACAGACGTGCGGGCTCCGAGTATTTTAAGAATGCGTTGGGTCTCTTAACCGAAGCAAACAATTTTAATCCCGAGAATTTTGATTTAAACTATATGTTAGGGTTTATTTGGTTCAACATAGATCCAACAAACAAAGAAACATTAAGGTATTTAGAAAAGGCGTATAGTATTAAAATATATAAAGACAGTGACCTACCTTTT
This region includes:
- a CDS encoding tetratricopeptide repeat protein, whose translation is MKHVLIFIALLSFGFLKSQDTVKVALNLDPEQMAEQDYNRGLDALKANDYYSAITLFSKCLSVKPQFDKAYANRAIALTNLQKYDEALIDINKAIAISPENPDNYFNKSLVFMRLHLKDSQNVALDICLKLNGEHAEASYYRGLMYYESGDFDKAIGYYSVAILSNRNYSFAYNDRASAKRAKGNIDGAIEDYEKALIIDSSHAFIYNNIGSAYRLKKSYTKAIEAYSKGLKMDPNYLIALNNRGIAYFENGDLKSAQADFETVLTQDSKNSSAYNNLCSIAIKTQDYKKARELSTRAIELDPKNGPAYYNRGIARQLLREEEGCCADWRKALELGVNGAKAFINATCFD